The proteins below are encoded in one region of Silene latifolia isolate original U9 population chromosome 2, ASM4854445v1, whole genome shotgun sequence:
- the LOC141642038 gene encoding pentatricopeptide repeat-containing protein At3g58590, which produces MINFTIKRSSIFPISQLSSNLIRLQPFNVCPDAHLHNILDKFAQSRTLKALHAFHALNITLGPFTRQPIYFTNNVVSLYTGFDEIRVARKVFDEMPERNVVSYNTMISGYRRSGWVKGSWEVFCGMWGCGFRPNEFTFGGLLSCRGLELRKGCVVYGLVVKNGLFYGDPCVGTALIGLFGRHGCVDEAVRVFDDMPWKNLVTWNSIISLLGCHGCVEESMILFRELMRLQYVVSESTVVGLLSGFEGQEAVELGQQVHSLVIKNGLDFCVSASNAFINLYARCLDLSSAERMFEQVPFRDVVTYNTMIGTCVKSGSPDRGLELLLRVYSEGLLPNSTTYVEVINCCANMLTPAFGEYVHAKVMKKSIENDVFVGTALVDFYGKCDLLDSARRCFDEIRDISVVSWNCLIAAFTSRNHIMSTTLFQEMHRSGYCPNEITLSSVLKVCSLVEIQELHSFALRMGYTKNEYVYSSLITSYAKNGSVTEALVFAKSMETQLSVVSTNVIAAAYNRNRQYDKSLEILCFLDEPDMVSWNILVSTCSHNGQHSEAFDLFKHMLKSRLYPDNHTIVSILSSCASLRSLSLGSSIHGLLMKINFKHCDSFVCNILVDMYAKCGCLEDSMKIFNVTPNKNIITWTAAISALGHHGYAQKALEKFKEMELLGIKPDDVSFVAVLSACRHGGLVKEGMELFSRMNSSYGIEPKMDHYHGVVDLLARHGHLKEAEKVITSMPFPPNAVIWRSFLEGCKRWKARQQEKEDHCMVVQ; this is translated from the coding sequence ATGATCAATTTCACCATCAAACGAAGCTCAATCTTCCCAATTTCACAACTTTCCTCCAATTTAATCCGTCTTCAACCTTTTAATGTCTGCCCAGATGCTCATCTCCACAACATTCTTGATAAATTTGCGCAATCTCGAACCCTCAAAGCGTTACACGCCTTCCATGCGCTCAATATTACACTTGGACCCTTTACGAGACAACCCATTTACTTCACTAACAATGTTGTGTCGTTGTATACGGGTTTTGACGAGATTCGTGTTGCACGGAAGGTGTTCGATGAAATGCCTGAGAGAAATGTGGTGTCTTATAATACTATGATAAGTGGATATAGGAGAAGCGGGTGGGTGAAGGGGAGTTGGGAAGTGTTTTGTGGTATGTGGGGCTGTGGGTTTAGACCGAATGAGTTTACGTTTGGTGGGTTGTTGTCGTGTCGTGGGCTGGAGTTGAGGAAGGGGTGTGTTGTTTATGGGTTGGTGGTAAAGAATGGTTTGTTTTATGGGGATCCTTGTGTGGGGACTGCTTTGATTGGGTTGTTTGGTAGACATGGGTGTGTTGATGAGGCTGTTCGAGTGTTTGATGACATGCCCTGGAAGAATTTGGTGACGTGGAATTCGATTATTTCTTTGTTAGGGTGTCATGGGTGTGTGGAAGAGTCGATGATTCTGTTTCGCGAGCTTATGAGATTGCAGTATGTTGTTTCTGAGAGCACTGTTGTGGGTTTGTTGAGTGGTTTTGAGGGTCAAGAGGCGGTAGAGTTAGGACAACAAGTACATAGTTTAGTGATTAAAAACGGTTTAGATTTTTGTGTTTCTGCTTCAAATGCATTTATTAATCTGTATGCGAGGTGTCTTGACTTATCTTCAGCAGAAAGAATGTTTGAACAGGTGCCATTTAGGGATGTGGTGACGTATAATACCATGATCGGGACATGTGTGAAAAGTGGGTCGCCTGACCGGGGATTAGAGCTTCTATTGCGTGTATATTCTGAAGGACTTTTGCCCAACAGTACAACATATGTTGAGGTCATCAATTGTTGTGCCAATATGCTAACACCAGCATTTGGAGAATATGTTCACGCGAAGGTGATGAAAAAGTCAATCGAAAATGATGTTTTTGTGGGTACTGCATTGGTTGACTTCTACGGTAAATGTGATTTATTGGATTCTGCTCGGCGCTGTTTTGATGAAATCCGTGATATCAGTGTGGTTTCATGGAACTGTTTGATTGCAGCTTTCACTTCTAGAAATCATATCATGTCTACTACCCTGTTTCAAGAGATGCATCGGTCAGGTTACTGTCCTAATGAGATCACGTTATCTTCCGTGCTAAAAGTGTGTTCTCTTGTTGAGATACAGGAACTCCATAGTTTCGCGCTTAGAATGGGGTACACAAAAAATGAGTACGTATATAGTTCTCTCATTACCTCGTATGCCAAAAATGGATCGGTCACTGAGGCATTGGTTTTTGCCAAATCTATGGAGACACAACTTTCTGTAGTTTCCACCAACGTCATAGCTGCTGCATATAACAGAAATCGTCAGTATGATAAGTCTCTGGAGATTCTCTGTTTTTTAGATGAACCGGACATGGTCTCTTGGAACATTCTAGTGTCCACTTGCTCTCACAATGGTCAGCATAGTGAGGCATTTGACCTTTTTAAACACATGCTGAAAAGTCGTTTATATCCCGACAATCATACAATTGTGAGTATTTTGAGTAGCTGCGCTAGTTTGCGCAGTCTTAGTTTAGGTAGTTCTATACATGGTCTTCTGATGAAAATCAACTTTAAACATTGCGACTCGTTCGTATGCAATATCTTAGTGGATATGTATGCTAAATGTGGATGTTTGGAAGATTCAATGAAAATATTCAATGTCACACCAAATAAGAATATTATAACATGGACGGCTGCAATTTCTGCTCTTGGGCACCATGGTTATGCTCAGAAGGCTCTAGAGAAGTTCAAAGAAATGGAGCTCCTAGGGATCAAGCCAGATGACGTGTCATTTGTGGCTGTGCTATCAGCATGCCGGCATGGAGGGTTGGTTAAGGAAGGAATGGAGCTGTTTTCACGAATGAACAGTTCGTATGGGATTGAGCCTAAGATGGATCATTATCACGGTGTGGTGGACCTTTTAGCCAGACATGGGCACTTGAAGGAAGCTGAGAAAGTCATTACTAGCATGCCATTCCCTCCAAATGCTGTCATATGGCGTAGTTTTCTGGAGGGCTGCAAGAGATGGAAGGCGAGGCAGCAAGAAAAGGAGGACCACTGCATGGTTGTTCAATGA
- the LOC141627910 gene encoding C2 domain-containing protein At1g53590-like, whose amino-acid sequence MKPAALNGLADPYVKGHLGQYRFRTQVQRKTLTPKWLEEFKVPICSWDAQNVLAIEVRDKDHFVDDILGIYGLQNWVPLRQRS is encoded by the exons ATGAAACCAGCAGCCCTTAATG GGTTGGCTGATCCCTATGTGAAAGGGCATCTTGGCCAGTACCGGTTTAGGACTCAAGTGCAAAGAAAAACTTTGACTCCCAAGTGGCTAGAAGAGTTCAAGGTTCCCATATGTTCTTGGGATGCGCAGAATGTTCTTGCAATCGAAGTCCGTGATAAAGATCATTTTGTTGATGATATTCTCGG AATCTATGGTCTGCAGAACTGGGTACCGCTACGCCAGCGTAGCTGA
- the LOC141627560 gene encoding flavonol sulfotransferase-like, with the protein MIRFSNWSSSSEKWDCWRSEKEVILTLTINKNKIQKEMSISKQQELEGINQGPPKSISSNKEHELINYQGFWTPGSLLAPILTFQSHFIARDTDLFITGLPKTGTTWLKSLLFTIVNRVIHSINQNPLLQNHPQELVYNLEGDIYGKAFAYPRPQHLGELPSPRLLSTHLPYASLPESIRTSNCRLLYICRNPFDALTSSFHFYTSFLKNSKIKKPPRFEDLFEKFCEGKHLYGPFFEHVLTYWKMSIEQPDKVLFLTYEDLKDDPSVHIRRVAEFVGMPFTPLEERQGVIDQIIEFCSIGNIKELEVNKSGVINKFFEKKSYFRKGEVGDWINHFTPAMTEKMTGLMEEKLRGTGLSFKLIP; encoded by the exons ATGATAC GATTCTCGAATTGGAGTTCTTCATCTGAAAAATGGGATTGTTGGAGATCTGAAA AAGAAGTCATCCTCACACTCAcaataaacaagaacaaaataCAAAAAGAAATGTCAATATCCAAGCAACAAGAACTTGAAGGGATCAACCAAGGCCCTCCAAAATCAATTTCAagcaacaaagaacatgaactaATAAACTACCAAGGCTTTTGGACTCCTGGATCATTGTTGGCCCCAATTCTCACATTTCAGAGTCATTTCATTGCTCGAGATACTGACCTTTTTATTACAGGCCTACCAAAAACGGGCACTACATGGTTAAAATCTTTACTTTTTACAATTGTCAACCGTGTAATTCATTCGATTAATCAAAATCCTCTACTCCAAAATCACCCACAAGAGCTTGTATACAACCTAGAGGGTGACATTTATGGGAAGGCATTTGCCTACCCGCGGCCTCAGCATCTTGGTGAGCTTCCTTCCCCTAGGCTTCTCAGCACTCACTTACCCTACGCCTCGCTCCCTGAATCAATCAGGACATCAAATTGTCGACTTTTATACATTTGTCGAAATCCCTTTGATGCACTAACTTCTAGTTTTCACTTTTATACTAGCTTCCTAAAGAATTCAAAGATTAAAAAGCCACCTCGTTTCGAGGATCTATTTGAGAAGTTTTGTGAAGGAAAGCATCTATATGGACCCTTTTTCGAGCATGTACTTACGTATTGGAAAATGAGCATAGAACAACCTGATAAGGTATTGTTTCTTACGTACGAGGATTTGAAGGACGATCCTAGCGTCCATATAAGGAGGGTGGCCGAATTTGTAGGTATGCCATTTACTCCATTAGAGGAAAGGCAAGGTGTTATTGATCAAATTATAGAGTTTTGTAGCATTGGAAATATTAAGGAATTGGAGGTTAATAAGAGTGGAGTTATCAATAAGTTCTTTGAAAAGAAAAGTTATTTTAGAAAAGGAGAGGTGGGAGACTGGATAAATCATTTCACACCCGCTATGACAGAAAAGATGACGggacttatggaagaaaaacttCGAGGAACTGGATTATCCTTTAAATTAATCCCATAA
- the LOC141642039 gene encoding ankyrin repeat domain-containing protein 2B-like: protein MASNSGDDVPPSGNAAAQEPKKTQSEASGQGASAAPGAPFANAFDFSAMSGLLNDPSIKELAEQIAKDPSFNQMAEQLQKTFHGAAVEETPNFDTQQYYSTFQQVMENPQFMAMAERLGSALMQDPSMSGMLENLVNPAQKEQLEERMARIKEDPALKPILDEIESGGPAAMMRYWNDKDVLEKLGEAMGLAQPGEAATSSERPALDDEGEEGGNEEEESIVHHTASIGDVEGLKNALSAGADKDEEDSEGRTALHFACGYGEVKCAQVLLENGAKVDSLDKNKNTALHYAAGYGRKECVALLLESGAAVTIQNLDGKTPIDVAKLNNQHEVLKLLEKDAFL, encoded by the exons ATGGCTTCCAACTCCGGCGATGATGTTCCTCCATCAGGAAATGCAG CAGCACAGGAACCAAAAAAAACCCAATCAGAAGCGTCAGGGCAAGGAGCATCTGCTGCACCAGGAGCTCCATTTGCTAATGCCTTTGATTTCTCGGCTATGTCAGGGTTGCTTAAT GATCCAAGCATTAAGGAACTGGCTGAGCAGATAGCTAAAGACCCATCTTTCAACCAGATGGCTGAGCAGCTGCAAAAGACATTCCATGGTGCTGCCGTTGAGGAAACCCCAAACTTTGACACACAGCAGTATTACTCTACTTTTCAGCAGGTGATGGAAAACCCTCAATTTATGGCAATGGCTGAACGCCTAGGTAGTGCTTTGATGCAG GATCCCTCTATGTCCGGCATGCTTGAGAATTTGGTTAATCCTGCCCAAAAGGAGCAGCTGGAGGAGCGGATGGCACGTATCAAAGAGGACCCTGCACTGAAGCCTATTCTAGATGAGATAGAGAGTGGTGGTCCGGCTGCTATGATGAG ATATTGGAATGATAAAGATGTTCTTGAAAAGTTGGGTGAAGCTATGGGTCTTGCACAGCCAGGTGAAGCAGCTACATCCTCTGAGCGCCCTGCTCTGGATGATGAGGGAGAGGAAGGtggaaatgaagaagaagagtCTATTGTTCATCACACTGCGAGTATTGGTGATGTTGAG GGTTTGAAGAATGCTTTGTCTGCTGGTGCTGATAAGGATGAAGAAGATTCTGAAGGGAGGACAGCATTGCATTTTGCTTGTGGATACGGGGAG GTTAAGTGTGCTCAGGTTCTTCTCGAGAATGGAGCCAAAGTAGATTCATTGGATAAGAACAAGAACACTGCCCTTCACTATGCAGCTGGATATGGCAGGAAAGAATGTGTAGCACTTCTTCTAGAGAGCGGGGCTGCTGT CACAATTCAAAACCTTGATGGTAAGACGCCCATTGACGTTGCCAAACTGAACAATCAACATGAGGTGCTCAAACTACTGGAGAAAGACGCATTCCTGTAA
- the LOC141627554 gene encoding flavonol sulfotransferase-like: MTRKSNSQYITFQVLPSVPSSSHIQNKQERNTKKKRMSIVTQELLEGIYQGPPKSTCSNKENELINYQGFWIYGSFLARILLFQRDFNARDTDLIITGLPKTGTTWLKSLLFTIVNRAIYPINQNPLLKNHPQELVYNLENDIYGEAFAYPRPQHLDELPSPRLLSTHLPYASLPESIRTSNCRLLYICRNPLDALTSQFHFDTSFFKNSKIKEPPRFEDLFDEFCEGKNLYGPFFGHVLTYWKMSIEQPDKVLFLKYEDLKDDPRVHLRRVAEFIGMPFTPLEESQGVIDRIIDFCSIGNIKELEVNKSGVINKFFEKKSYFRKGEVGEWRNHFTPTMAEKMTGLIEEKLQGTGLSFKLIP; encoded by the exons ATGACTCGCAAATCAAATTCTCAATATATTACATTCCAAGTACTCCCATCTGTTCCA TCATCCTCGCACATTCAAAATAAACAAGAACGAAatacaaaaaagaaaagaatgtcaATAGTCACCCAAGAACTTCTTGAAGGGATCTATCAAGGCCCTCCAAAATCTACTTGTAGCAACAAAGAAAATGAATTAATAAACTATCAAGGCTTCTGGATTTATGGATCGTTTCTGGCTCGGATTCTCCTGTTCCAGAGAGATTTTAATGCCCGAGATACTGACCTTATAATTACGGGCCTACCGAAAACTGGCACTACATGGTTAAAATCTTTACTTTTTACAATTGTCAACCGTGCAATTTATCCGATTAATCAAAATCCTTTACTCAAAAATCACCCACAAGAGCTTGTATACAACCTAGAGAATGACATTTACGGGGAGGCATTCGCCTACCCCCGGCCTCAACATCTTGATGAGCTTCCCTCCCCAAGGCTTCTCAGCACCCACTTACCCTACGCCTCGCTCCCCGAGTCCATCAGGACATCAAATTGTCGACTTTTATACATTTGTCGAAATCCCTTAGACGCCCTCACATCACAATTTCACTTTGATACGAGcttctttaagaactcaaagaTTAAAGAGCCACCTCGTTTCGAGGACCTATTTGACGAGTTTTGTGAAGGGAAGAACCTATATGGACCCTTTTTCGGGCACGTGCTTACGTATTGGAAAATGAGCATAGAACAACCTGATAAGGTGTTGTTTTTAAAGTACGAGGATTTGAAGGACGACCCTCGGGTCCATCTAAGGAGGGTGGCGGAATTTATAGGTATGCCATTTACTCCATTAGAGGAAAGTCAAGGTGTCATTGATCGAATAATCGACTTTTGTAGCATTGGAAATATTAAGGAATTGGAGGTTAATAAGAGTGGAGTTATCAATAAGTTCTTTGAAAAGAAAAGTTACTTTAGAAAAGGAGAGGTTGGAGAGTGGAGAAATCATTTCACACCCACCATGGCCGAAAAGATGACCGGACTTATAGAAGAAAAACTTCAAGGAACTGGATTATCCTTTAAATTAATTCCATAA